A genomic stretch from Bifidobacterium sp. ESL0769 includes:
- a CDS encoding DUF881 domain-containing protein has protein sequence MAGIKKRNILNSMHIQHAQDRENDRTNTGSFPIVRKKPIRQMGGGIVTRLMTSLLIVLLCALLGFGYAIQLNNKTSSYETMSEEELTRLISETSTQVQNLQQRKTELTGQLNSLKASANKQQEAQRIAKENEDTSGILSGRLPAEGKGVIITISQGSKERIDAATMFQLLEELRNAGVEVMALDNVRVVTSTYISDTKKGLECDGQALKTPYKVKAIGDPQNLQNAVNIAGGVGSRFKVKFGADVTVTPSESVDISETRDVGQYQYAKTVE, from the coding sequence ATGGCAGGTATCAAGAAACGCAACATCCTCAACAGCATGCACATCCAGCATGCGCAGGATCGGGAAAACGACCGTACCAACACCGGCTCCTTCCCGATCGTACGCAAAAAACCGATACGGCAAATGGGCGGGGGCATCGTCACCAGATTGATGACCAGCCTTCTGATTGTCCTTTTGTGCGCTCTACTCGGCTTCGGCTATGCCATTCAGCTCAACAACAAGACCTCCAGCTACGAGACCATGAGCGAGGAAGAACTGACGAGGCTCATCAGCGAAACCAGCACGCAGGTGCAGAACCTTCAGCAGCGCAAAACCGAGCTTACCGGCCAGCTCAACTCGTTGAAAGCTTCCGCAAACAAGCAGCAGGAGGCTCAGCGCATTGCCAAGGAGAACGAAGACACCAGCGGTATCCTTTCCGGCCGCCTGCCCGCCGAAGGCAAAGGCGTCATCATCACGATCTCTCAAGGCAGCAAAGAACGCATCGACGCCGCCACAATGTTCCAGCTGCTCGAGGAGCTGCGCAACGCAGGCGTCGAAGTCATGGCGCTTGACAACGTGCGTGTGGTGACTTCGACCTACATTTCGGACACGAAAAAAGGTCTTGAATGCGACGGGCAGGCCTTGAAGACCCCGTACAAGGTCAAGGCGATCGGCGACCCGCAGAACCTGCAGAACGCCGTCAATATCGCCGGGGGAGTGGGCTCGAGATTCAAAGTGAAATTCGGCGCCGACGTCACCGTCACCCCAAGCGAAAGTGTAGATATCAGCGAGACACGCGATGTCGGGCAATATCAGTATGCAAAAACGGTAGAATGA
- a CDS encoding small basic family protein: MAAVLGLIVGVIIGIFVKPDIPIVLQPYLPIMVVAALDALLGAARAYFERSFSDKVFVISFISNVLTATLLVLLGNQLGVGSQLQTAVIVVLGIRIFSNVSAIRRFIFKG; encoded by the coding sequence ATGGCAGCAGTGCTCGGTCTGATTGTCGGGGTCATCATCGGCATCTTCGTGAAGCCGGATATCCCTATAGTCCTGCAACCGTATCTGCCGATTATGGTCGTTGCGGCTCTCGATGCGCTTTTGGGTGCCGCAAGGGCTTATTTCGAACGTTCCTTCTCCGACAAGGTATTCGTCATTTCCTTCATTTCCAACGTTTTGACCGCCACGCTGCTCGTCCTGCTCGGCAACCAGCTCGGCGTCGGCTCCCAGCTGCAGACCGCCGTCATCGTCGTGCTCGGCATACGAATATTCTCCAACGTCTCCGCCATACGCCGGTTCATTTTCAAGGGCTGA
- a CDS encoding DUF881 domain-containing protein has translation MTKPERAPASFPVEIDEQPSKRRAVFSKAVQNVGSWHVVDADDTAALSSRHRRKVDDDSLRLIDDLTNRPLDPLFSDARLTQQKPRSALSIWSTRIIVFIICIAVGFVGSVFVRQLNTDPRKQVRASLISELEQQNASLKKVTTEVTDLHAKVVKQADSMPNASPDSTLSQDEMVNGTLAVKGPGIVFTLADPVASGAANGAAPRENNTNHIRVVTDADLQGIVNLLWKAGAEAIAINGYRIGVSTSVRTAGQTILIGVNQVTSPYKIEVIGDAKDLSEAMNSKSQPGLYRTLNAAGINPQISRSYSLKLPAAETTNITEAKRSK, from the coding sequence ATGACAAAACCGGAACGAGCACCCGCTTCATTTCCCGTTGAAATCGACGAACAGCCGAGCAAACGCCGCGCAGTGTTCTCCAAAGCCGTTCAAAATGTTGGCTCTTGGCATGTCGTCGACGCAGATGATACGGCTGCGCTTTCTTCCCGGCACCGACGCAAAGTCGACGATGACAGCCTTCGTCTCATCGACGATCTGACCAACCGACCGCTCGATCCGCTGTTTTCCGATGCCAGGCTGACCCAACAGAAACCACGCTCCGCACTTTCGATCTGGTCCACTCGCATCATCGTCTTCATCATCTGTATCGCGGTGGGTTTCGTCGGCAGCGTTTTCGTCCGTCAGCTCAATACCGACCCGCGAAAGCAGGTACGCGCAAGCCTTATTTCGGAGCTGGAACAACAGAATGCGAGCCTCAAGAAAGTCACCACCGAGGTCACGGATCTGCACGCCAAAGTCGTCAAGCAGGCGGATTCCATGCCCAACGCCAGCCCGGATTCCACACTGAGCCAAGACGAGATGGTGAACGGCACACTGGCTGTCAAAGGTCCCGGAATCGTCTTTACTTTGGCCGATCCAGTGGCTTCCGGAGCGGCCAACGGTGCCGCACCAAGGGAAAACAACACGAATCATATCCGTGTAGTCACCGATGCTGACCTTCAGGGCATCGTCAACCTGCTTTGGAAGGCAGGCGCCGAGGCGATAGCAATCAACGGATACCGTATCGGCGTTTCGACGTCGGTGCGAACCGCGGGCCAGACGATTCTCATAGGGGTGAATCAGGTAACGAGTCCCTATAAGATAGAAGTGATAGGTGATGCAAAAGACCTGTCAGAGGCAATGAACAGCAAATCGCAGCCTGGCCTGTACCGTACGCTTAACGCGGCCGGTATTAATCCTCAGATATCGCGATCCTATTCATTGAAACTGCCAGCGGCGGAAACCACCAACATAACCGAAGCAAAAAGGAGCAAATGA
- a CDS encoding CDP-alcohol phosphatidyltransferase family protein: MKLPINSNNRYSPDARDIYFTVPNLISILRIVSIPFISWLTAQHKMVAALIVLAVSAASDGLDGTIARKWNQVSKIGQILDPVADRLLIFCSILALGLAGIIPWWMLFIVGLRDLILLILIVVLAQHDYGPLPVHFVGKAGTALLMISIAALIFADLWNNTFTQIIHLAALAAGIWGIVLYWLAGYIYIRQGITLVRHDSGNK, encoded by the coding sequence ATGAAACTTCCAATCAATTCCAACAACCGTTACAGTCCGGACGCACGTGATATCTACTTCACTGTGCCGAACCTCATCAGTATTCTGCGCATCGTCTCAATACCCTTCATCTCATGGCTCACGGCACAGCACAAGATGGTTGCGGCGCTTATTGTGCTCGCGGTTTCGGCGGCCAGTGACGGTTTGGACGGAACCATCGCCCGCAAGTGGAACCAAGTCAGCAAAATCGGTCAGATTCTCGACCCGGTGGCCGACAGGCTACTGATATTCTGCAGCATCCTGGCTCTCGGCTTGGCCGGTATCATTCCATGGTGGATGTTGTTCATCGTGGGGTTGCGTGACCTGATACTGCTGATACTGATTGTTGTCCTTGCCCAGCATGACTACGGACCTCTGCCGGTGCATTTCGTCGGCAAAGCCGGCACCGCGTTGCTGATGATTTCAATCGCAGCGCTGATTTTCGCGGATTTATGGAACAATACGTTTACACAAATCATCCATTTGGCCGCGCTGGCCGCTGGCATCTGGGGTATCGTTCTTTATTGGTTGGCTGGATATATCTATATCCGCCAAGGTATTACACTGGTTCGTCATGATTCGGGCAATAAATGA
- the hisG gene encoding ATP phosphoribosyltransferase, with protein sequence MLRIAVPNKGMLSEPAWSLLKEAGYQLRTQPRQLVVQDEDNQVELFYLRPLDIAIYVGQGAIDIGITGRDMLLNTDTEATEDLPLGFGASTFRFAAPKDSSITKLEDVDGKRIASSFDKLVRDYLTEHGLHADITHLDGAVESSVQLGVADLIADVVSTGTTLRNAGLRIFGDPILHSEAILIRSPHISEHDKQLQIFKRRLEGVLTARRYVMMDYDVPVSKVGAAVALTPGLESPTISPLHDQQWCAVRAMVEREKVNQTMDQLYDVGARAIIVTALQASRI encoded by the coding sequence ATGCTGAGAATCGCGGTACCCAACAAGGGCATGCTTTCTGAACCCGCGTGGAGTCTGCTGAAGGAAGCCGGATACCAACTGCGCACCCAGCCACGTCAATTGGTGGTTCAGGACGAAGACAATCAGGTCGAGCTTTTCTACCTCCGTCCTCTTGATATCGCCATTTACGTAGGCCAAGGCGCCATCGATATCGGTATTACGGGTCGCGATATGCTACTCAACACCGACACTGAAGCCACCGAAGACCTTCCGCTTGGTTTTGGAGCGTCGACTTTCCGCTTCGCTGCCCCCAAGGATTCGTCCATCACCAAGCTCGAAGACGTTGATGGCAAGCGCATCGCCAGCTCCTTCGACAAGCTCGTTCGGGATTATTTGACCGAGCATGGCCTGCATGCCGACATCACACACCTTGATGGTGCCGTCGAGTCCTCCGTTCAGCTTGGTGTCGCCGACCTCATCGCCGATGTCGTCTCCACCGGCACGACGTTGCGCAACGCAGGTTTGCGTATCTTCGGCGACCCGATCCTGCACTCCGAAGCCATTCTCATCCGTTCCCCGCACATCTCCGAGCACGACAAGCAGCTGCAGATCTTCAAGCGACGTCTTGAAGGCGTGCTGACCGCCCGACGATATGTGATGATGGACTATGACGTGCCCGTCAGCAAGGTCGGCGCTGCCGTAGCCCTCACCCCGGGGCTTGAAAGCCCCACCATCTCACCGCTTCACGACCAGCAATGGTGCGCTGTCCGCGCCATGGTGGAACGCGAGAAGGTGAATCAGACGATGGACCAACTCTATGACGTCGGCGCACGAGCCATCATCGTCACCGCTTTGCAAGCTTCAAGAATCTGA
- a CDS encoding phosphoribosyl-ATP diphosphatase, with protein MKTFESLFKELSEKAETRPVGSKTVDELDKGTHFIGKKINEEAGETWIAAEYEGADRTAEEMSQLIYHIQVMMIKHGISLEDLYKNL; from the coding sequence ATGAAGACATTCGAATCACTGTTCAAAGAACTTAGCGAAAAGGCCGAAACCCGTCCGGTAGGTTCCAAAACGGTCGACGAGCTCGACAAAGGCACGCATTTCATTGGCAAGAAGATCAATGAAGAGGCAGGGGAGACCTGGATTGCCGCCGAATACGAAGGCGCGGACCGTACCGCCGAGGAAATGAGCCAGCTCATCTACCATATCCAGGTGATGATGATCAAGCACGGTATCAGTCTCGAAGACCTGTACAAGAACCTGTAG
- the rpe gene encoding ribulose-phosphate 3-epimerase, with product MTIQIAPSILSADFCNLERDLKAIDHADLVHVDVMDHHFVPNLTLGEPVVKRICEVTDLPVDVHLMIDDPDRWAPEYAKLGASSVSFHMGAVHAPVRLARQLHGMGCKACFAVRPAEPVEPIFDILEEFDMILIMTVEPGFGGQKFLDNQMAKVRRLRDEITRRGLNTHIQVDGGVSPKTADIVAKAGADVLVAGSAVYGADDRAKAIDDIRAKAEAAYQA from the coding sequence ATGACCATTCAAATCGCACCAAGCATTCTTTCCGCGGATTTCTGCAATCTTGAACGTGACCTCAAAGCCATTGACCATGCCGATTTGGTTCACGTTGATGTGATGGACCACCATTTCGTGCCGAATCTCACCCTCGGAGAACCCGTCGTCAAGCGCATCTGCGAGGTGACCGATCTGCCTGTCGACGTGCATCTGATGATTGACGACCCCGATCGCTGGGCTCCCGAATATGCCAAGCTCGGAGCCTCGTCAGTAAGCTTCCATATGGGTGCCGTTCACGCCCCGGTGCGTCTGGCGCGCCAGCTGCATGGAATGGGCTGCAAGGCCTGCTTTGCGGTGCGTCCTGCGGAACCGGTCGAGCCGATTTTCGACATCCTCGAAGAGTTCGATATGATTCTGATCATGACGGTTGAGCCCGGATTCGGCGGCCAGAAGTTCCTCGACAATCAGATGGCCAAGGTTCGCCGTCTGCGCGACGAAATCACCCGTCGTGGCCTCAACACACATATCCAGGTCGACGGCGGTGTGAGCCCCAAGACGGCCGACATCGTGGCCAAGGCCGGTGCTGATGTGCTCGTCGCGGGCTCTGCGGTCTATGGAGCCGATGACCGTGCCAAGGCGATCGACGACATCCGGGCCAAGGCGGAAGCCGCGTATCAGGCCTGA
- the lgt gene encoding prolipoprotein diacylglyceryl transferase produces MIQGLTLNVFAGRSLAYIPSPSISKVVIPQLKIGNWSIGPIPIRFYALCILLGIVFAVWITEKRWKKLGGNFDQILDIALCAVPAGIIGARLYHVVTTPERFFGPNGDPMEILRIWNGGLGIWGGVLFGALAAWAWCRHKHYPMALLADAVAPGLLVAQAVGRLGNWFNQELYGAPTTLPWGLKLNMTGSAIGHGEQCYDGETCPTGTLFQPTFLYEMIWNLIGAALIIWIGHKAMNRLKAGSLFTVYVMWYTAGRTWIEALRIDFAHEILGVRVNVWVSMIVFILGVVAFVVVQKLGSSTISLSERLRTLTEVEEQAEADAEKAKNKAEKQ; encoded by the coding sequence ATGATACAAGGATTGACATTGAACGTGTTTGCAGGACGCAGCCTGGCTTATATCCCATCTCCGAGTATTTCGAAGGTCGTCATTCCGCAGCTGAAAATCGGCAACTGGTCGATCGGCCCGATTCCGATTCGTTTTTACGCGCTGTGCATCCTACTCGGCATCGTTTTCGCCGTTTGGATTACCGAGAAACGCTGGAAGAAACTCGGCGGCAACTTCGACCAGATACTTGATATTGCGTTGTGCGCAGTGCCTGCCGGCATCATCGGCGCACGTCTTTACCACGTGGTGACCACGCCGGAACGCTTTTTCGGCCCGAACGGTGACCCCATGGAGATACTGCGCATCTGGAACGGCGGCCTCGGCATCTGGGGCGGCGTGCTCTTCGGTGCACTGGCCGCCTGGGCCTGGTGCCGTCATAAGCATTATCCGATGGCTCTGCTTGCCGATGCCGTGGCTCCGGGGCTCTTGGTGGCCCAAGCAGTGGGCAGACTAGGCAACTGGTTCAATCAGGAGCTCTACGGCGCCCCCACAACCCTTCCGTGGGGTTTAAAACTCAACATGACCGGCTCGGCCATCGGTCACGGCGAACAGTGCTACGACGGCGAGACCTGCCCGACTGGCACCCTCTTCCAGCCCACGTTCCTCTACGAAATGATCTGGAACCTCATCGGTGCCGCACTTATCATCTGGATCGGCCACAAGGCCATGAATCGCCTCAAAGCAGGAAGCCTGTTCACCGTTTACGTGATGTGGTACACCGCCGGCCGCACCTGGATTGAGGCGCTGCGCATCGATTTCGCACATGAAATCCTCGGTGTACGCGTCAACGTCTGGGTCTCTATGATCGTTTTCATACTGGGCGTGGTGGCGTTCGTCGTCGTGCAAAAGCTCGGAAGTTCCACCATAAGTCTTTCCGAGCGTCTACGTACCTTGACAGAAGTTGAGGAACAGGCTGAGGCCGATGCTGAAAAAGCCAAGAACAAAGCCGAAAAGCAGTAG
- the hisI gene encoding phosphoribosyl-AMP cyclohydrolase, with amino-acid sequence MNNDDITYDNSKTLDPRLAARLKRDGKGLVAAVIQQYDSKQVLMVGYMNDEALRRTLTTGRVTFWSRSRQEYWRKGDTSGHVQYVKSLSLDCDGDALLVEVDQVGAACHTGARSCFEEGGEVPVVVGQRKPEDAAYDICR; translated from the coding sequence TTGAATAACGACGACATTACTTACGACAACAGCAAAACGTTGGATCCCCGTCTCGCGGCGCGGCTGAAGCGCGACGGCAAAGGGCTCGTTGCTGCAGTCATCCAACAATATGATTCCAAGCAGGTGCTGATGGTCGGCTACATGAACGACGAGGCGCTGCGCCGCACGTTGACCACCGGCCGGGTCACGTTCTGGTCGCGTTCCCGTCAGGAATATTGGCGCAAAGGCGACACCTCAGGCCACGTGCAGTATGTCAAAAGCCTGTCGTTGGACTGCGACGGCGACGCGTTGCTGGTCGAAGTCGACCAGGTCGGTGCGGCCTGCCATACCGGTGCACGTTCCTGCTTCGAAGAAGGCGGGGAAGTTCCTGTGGTGGTCGGTCAGCGCAAACCTGAAGACGCCGCCTACGACATCTGCCGCTGA
- the hisF gene encoding imidazole glycerol phosphate synthase subunit HisF gives MSLAIRVIPCLDVDDGRVVKGVHFENLRDAGDPVELAARYYDEGADELTFLDVTASSSHRQTMMDVVTRTAGQIFIPLTVGGGVRTVGDVDALLRSGADKVSVNTAAINNPELISQVAQRFGNQVLVLSVDARREKGEQHTKSGFEVTTMGGRHSTGIDALWWAQRAQELGVGEILLNSMDADGTGDGFDIEMLKAMRNVVNIPLIASGGAGKLEDFPPAVEAGADAVLAASVFHYGKMTIAQVKETMKEHGITVREPAMVR, from the coding sequence ATGTCTTTGGCGATACGAGTAATCCCATGTCTGGATGTGGACGACGGACGCGTAGTCAAAGGCGTCCATTTCGAAAATCTGCGTGACGCCGGCGACCCGGTGGAACTTGCCGCGCGTTATTATGACGAAGGTGCCGACGAGCTCACTTTCCTTGATGTCACCGCTTCCAGCAGCCATCGGCAGACCATGATGGATGTAGTCACCCGAACGGCCGGGCAGATTTTCATTCCCTTGACCGTCGGCGGGGGAGTACGTACCGTCGGCGACGTGGATGCTCTCCTGCGCAGCGGCGCCGACAAGGTCAGCGTCAACACGGCAGCCATCAACAATCCCGAGCTCATCAGCCAGGTGGCCCAACGTTTCGGAAACCAAGTGTTGGTGCTTTCCGTGGACGCAAGGCGCGAAAAAGGGGAACAGCACACCAAGTCGGGCTTCGAGGTCACCACGATGGGCGGCCGACATTCCACCGGCATCGACGCCCTGTGGTGGGCGCAACGTGCTCAAGAACTTGGTGTCGGCGAAATCCTGCTCAATTCGATGGACGCCGACGGCACCGGAGATGGCTTCGACATCGAAATGCTCAAGGCCATGCGCAATGTGGTCAACATTCCGCTGATCGCCAGCGGCGGCGCTGGCAAACTTGAGGATTTCCCACCCGCTGTCGAGGCGGGAGCGGATGCGGTGCTTGCAGCCTCGGTGTTCCATTATGGCAAGATGACCATCGCGCAGGTCAAAGAGACCATGAAGGAACACGGCATCACGGTTCGTGAGCCGGCGATGGTCCGTTAA
- the rlmN gene encoding 23S rRNA (adenine(2503)-C(2))-methyltransferase RlmN yields the protein MNDVKSNDSGLSKSADTSASAAETVESGVTAGGESGAFRDVLAKNHARRGKPPLHFADMTEEQRIETAKELGMPKFRVKQLGNHYFEHFNNDVSTFTDFPAAKREQAQQAFFPTLITEVTHQVADNGTTIKTLWELFDGSHIESVLMRYPNRATLCISSQVGCGMGCPFCATGQLGLTRNLSTAEILEQVRVAAKAMADGQIAGGPGRLSNVVFMGEGEPMGNYKSVLSAVRQISAMPPEGFGISARNITVSTVGVVPGIRKLTQEGIPVRLAVSLHAPNDTLRDELVPMNRRFNSEQVLDAAHDYYLASHRRVSIEYALMRGINDQAEHARQLAHRLNHYGDNWVHVNPIPLNPIEGSKWTASKPEDEQRFLDILHSAGITATLRDTRGSDIDGACGQLAAKNIRA from the coding sequence ATGAATGATGTTAAGAGTAACGATTCTGGGCTTTCCAAATCGGCAGATACTTCTGCTAGCGCTGCCGAAACTGTCGAATCTGGAGTGACCGCTGGGGGAGAGTCTGGGGCATTTCGCGATGTGCTGGCCAAAAACCACGCTCGTCGCGGTAAGCCGCCGCTGCACTTCGCCGATATGACCGAAGAGCAGCGCATCGAGACAGCCAAAGAGCTTGGCATGCCGAAATTCAGGGTCAAGCAGCTGGGCAATCATTATTTCGAGCATTTCAACAACGATGTGTCCACGTTCACCGATTTCCCAGCCGCCAAACGGGAGCAGGCGCAGCAGGCGTTCTTCCCGACGCTGATCACCGAAGTGACGCATCAGGTCGCCGACAACGGCACCACCATCAAGACGCTGTGGGAGCTTTTCGACGGTTCGCATATCGAATCGGTGCTCATGCGCTATCCAAACCGCGCCACGCTCTGCATCTCCAGCCAGGTTGGCTGCGGCATGGGCTGCCCGTTCTGCGCCACCGGCCAACTCGGGCTCACCCGTAATCTTTCCACTGCTGAAATCCTCGAGCAGGTTCGTGTTGCAGCAAAGGCGATGGCCGATGGACAAATCGCAGGTGGCCCCGGCCGGTTGAGCAATGTGGTGTTCATGGGAGAAGGCGAACCCATGGGTAACTACAAGTCTGTACTTTCCGCCGTCCGGCAGATCAGCGCCATGCCGCCCGAAGGGTTCGGCATTTCTGCGCGCAACATCACCGTTTCCACCGTCGGCGTGGTTCCCGGTATCAGGAAACTGACCCAAGAAGGCATCCCTGTTCGCCTTGCCGTTTCCTTGCACGCACCAAACGACACACTTCGCGACGAACTGGTGCCGATGAACCGGCGTTTCAATTCCGAGCAGGTGCTTGACGCTGCCCATGACTATTACCTGGCCAGCCATCGCCGTGTCAGCATCGAGTATGCTCTCATGCGCGGCATCAACGATCAGGCCGAACATGCCCGCCAACTGGCCCATCGCCTCAACCATTACGGAGACAACTGGGTACACGTCAACCCGATTCCCCTGAATCCCATCGAAGGCTCGAAATGGACCGCCTCGAAACCCGAGGACGAGCAACGATTCCTTGATATTCTCCACAGCGCCGGCATCACCGCGACCTTGCGTGACACCCGAGGCTCCGATATCGACGGTGCCTGCGGCCAGCTTGCCGCGAAGAACATCCGCGCATAA
- a CDS encoding phosphatidate cytidylyltransferase: MSDKQRHEAGDEMSTALNDINKKTGRNMPQAVATAVFLIALIVACLLIKIDLYILLIAVFLVLALRELHVSFATVHLYIPLIVLWVCCAGTLLSVYYVPNHVLAAGVGIAVSVVGVAIAANVRHNVGKRLAGAIEGKLAAAQDVEKSSDSSAANSKTGESSIDNVAVSVFLVLYILVLASCIILPETFNGHPVAHAIMLIFLPALSDTGGLFFGAFFGKHKLSPRISPKKSVEGLCGSILFAMIGAFVIFAITYPSLWASHWWVPILTGVLVGVIGTFGDLCASMLKRDMGLKDMGHLLKGHGGVIDRVDSILLCAPFFTVLLWATGM; the protein is encoded by the coding sequence ATGAGCGACAAACAACGGCATGAGGCGGGCGACGAAATGAGCACCGCGCTCAACGACATCAACAAGAAAACAGGGCGCAACATGCCTCAGGCCGTTGCCACTGCCGTATTTCTCATTGCCCTCATCGTCGCTTGCCTGCTCATCAAGATCGATCTCTACATTCTGCTGATTGCCGTTTTTCTGGTGCTTGCACTGCGTGAGCTTCATGTTTCCTTTGCCACGGTCCATCTTTATATTCCGCTGATTGTACTGTGGGTCTGCTGTGCCGGAACGCTGCTGTCTGTGTATTATGTCCCGAACCATGTATTGGCTGCTGGCGTGGGTATTGCAGTTTCTGTAGTTGGCGTGGCAATCGCAGCCAATGTCCGTCATAACGTGGGCAAACGGCTTGCTGGTGCCATCGAAGGCAAGTTGGCCGCCGCGCAGGACGTCGAAAAAAGCTCGGACTCCTCGGCAGCGAACAGCAAAACCGGCGAGAGCAGCATCGACAACGTTGCCGTTTCTGTGTTCCTTGTTTTATACATTCTCGTGCTGGCATCCTGCATTATCCTGCCGGAAACCTTCAATGGTCATCCGGTGGCCCATGCCATCATGCTGATTTTCCTACCAGCTTTGTCGGATACCGGTGGGCTGTTCTTTGGAGCCTTCTTTGGGAAACATAAGCTTTCACCTCGTATCTCACCCAAGAAATCCGTCGAAGGGCTTTGCGGCTCCATTCTTTTCGCCATGATCGGCGCCTTCGTGATTTTCGCCATCACCTATCCCAGCTTGTGGGCATCACATTGGTGGGTCCCGATTCTTACCGGCGTGTTGGTCGGTGTCATCGGTACATTCGGCGACCTTTGCGCCTCGATGCTCAAACGTGACATGGGCCTGAAGGATATGGGCCACCTGCTCAAGGGCCATGGCGGGGTCATCGATCGCGTCGATTCGATTCTGCTGTGTGCGCCGTTCTTCACTGTGCTGCTTTGGGCGACCGGCATGTAG
- the frr gene encoding ribosome recycling factor, with translation MANPVEQAKEQMKKSVEATKENFSGIRTGRANPALLNGLVVDYYGAPTPIKAVASIGVPEPRTLSITPFDGSQANAVEKAIRDSDLGGSTRRDGNVIHLTMPELTEDRRKEYVKLAKGKAEDGKVAVRNIRRKAKEAIDKSVKDGDMGEDQGDRLQKDLDKATKDTTETIDQLLEAKEKEIMEV, from the coding sequence ATGGCAAACCCTGTAGAACAAGCCAAGGAACAGATGAAGAAGTCCGTGGAGGCCACCAAGGAGAACTTCTCCGGCATCCGCACCGGTCGCGCCAACCCGGCACTTTTGAACGGCCTGGTCGTCGACTATTACGGCGCCCCGACGCCGATCAAAGCCGTCGCCTCCATCGGCGTGCCCGAACCGCGCACCCTTTCCATCACCCCGTTCGATGGTTCGCAGGCCAACGCCGTTGAGAAGGCCATCCGTGATTCCGACCTCGGCGGCAGCACACGCCGTGATGGCAACGTCATCCACCTGACCATGCCGGAACTGACCGAAGACCGCCGCAAAGAATACGTCAAGCTCGCCAAGGGCAAGGCCGAAGATGGCAAGGTCGCAGTGCGCAACATCCGCCGTAAGGCCAAGGAAGCCATCGACAAGTCCGTCAAGGATGGCGACATGGGCGAAGATCAGGGCGACCGTTTGCAAAAGGATCTCGACAAGGCCACCAAAGACACTACCGAGACCATCGATCAGCTCCTTGAAGCCAAGGAAAAGGAGATCATGGAGGTCTGA
- the pyrH gene encoding UMP kinase — MTKDGKDDTARRVLLKLSGEAFGGGHIGIDTAVIRRIAQEIHQAVEQGVEVAIVVGGGNFFRGAELQQAGIERSRGDYMGMLGTVMNCLALQDFLEQEGQATRVQTAITMGQVAEPYIPLKAIRHLEKGRVVIFGAGAGMPYFSTDTVSIQRSLEIHCDAVLMGKNGVDGIYTADPRKDSNAKRFKTLSYQRALVDNLAVMDAAALSMARENDQHIRVFGLEEAGNVTKALVGEPIGTLVSNLESELAQ; from the coding sequence ATGACTAAAGATGGCAAGGACGATACAGCCCGAAGAGTGTTGCTGAAGCTTTCAGGAGAGGCTTTCGGAGGCGGCCATATCGGCATCGACACCGCAGTGATTCGTCGCATCGCTCAGGAAATCCACCAAGCCGTGGAGCAGGGCGTCGAAGTAGCCATCGTTGTCGGCGGCGGTAATTTCTTCCGTGGCGCCGAGCTCCAGCAGGCCGGCATCGAACGTAGCCGAGGCGATTACATGGGCATGCTCGGCACCGTTATGAACTGCCTTGCGTTGCAGGACTTCCTTGAGCAGGAAGGTCAGGCCACCCGCGTACAGACCGCCATCACCATGGGCCAGGTCGCTGAACCGTATATTCCATTGAAGGCCATTCGCCACCTTGAAAAGGGACGGGTGGTCATTTTCGGTGCAGGGGCCGGTATGCCATACTTCTCCACCGACACCGTCTCCATCCAGCGTTCATTGGAGATTCACTGCGATGCGGTGCTTATGGGCAAGAACGGCGTCGATGGCATCTATACTGCCGACCCCCGCAAGGATTCGAATGCCAAGCGTTTCAAGACTTTGAGCTATCAGCGTGCGTTGGTCGACAACCTTGCCGTCATGGATGCTGCGGCGCTTTCCATGGCCCGTGAAAACGACCAGCATATCCGTGTTTTCGGCTTGGAAGAGGCCGGAAACGTCACCAAGGCCTTGGTCGGCGAACCCATCGGCACGCTTGTCTCGAACCTTGAATCCGAGCTCGCTCAATAA